The Lonsdalea populi genome window below encodes:
- a CDS encoding SDR family NAD(P)-dependent oxidoreductase has product MPNIVFITGATSGFGQAAARHFAAQGWSLILTGRRAERLQALYDELSPKTPTFIATLDVRDAAAVQTLVDSLPDDFKAVKALVNNAGLALAPQPSQTVALEDWHTMIDTNVKGLVNVTHALLPTLIHTGKGASIINLGSIAGQWPYPGSHVYGASKAFVKQFSYNLRCDLQGTGVRVTDLAPGIAETEFTLVRTKGDQAASDQLYRGTTPLTAEDIAEQIFYIATLPDHININRVEVMPVRQTWSAFAIDRDPS; this is encoded by the coding sequence ATGCCAAACATCGTATTTATCACCGGCGCCACCTCCGGATTCGGGCAGGCCGCCGCCCGCCACTTCGCCGCACAGGGCTGGTCGTTGATCCTCACCGGGCGTCGGGCCGAGCGCCTGCAAGCGCTGTATGACGAACTATCCCCAAAAACGCCGACCTTTATCGCCACGCTGGACGTCCGTGACGCTGCTGCGGTTCAGACACTCGTGGACAGCCTGCCCGACGACTTCAAGGCGGTGAAAGCACTGGTCAACAACGCCGGACTGGCGCTGGCGCCGCAGCCCTCCCAGACGGTCGCGCTGGAAGACTGGCACACCATGATCGACACCAACGTCAAAGGGCTGGTGAACGTGACGCACGCGCTGCTGCCGACGCTGATTCACACGGGCAAAGGGGCCAGCATTATCAATCTCGGCTCCATCGCCGGACAATGGCCGTACCCCGGCAGCCACGTCTACGGTGCCTCTAAGGCGTTTGTGAAACAGTTCAGCTATAACCTGCGCTGCGATCTGCAAGGCACCGGCGTGCGCGTCACCGATCTGGCCCCCGGCATCGCCGAAACCGAATTCACGCTGGTCAGGACCAAGGGCGATCAGGCCGCCTCCGACCAGTTGTACCGCGGCACCACGCCGCTGACGGCGGAAGATATCGCAGAGCAGATCTTCTATATCGCCACGCTGCCGGACCATATCAATATCAACCGTGTGGAAGTGATGCCGGTGCGTCAGACCTGGTCCGCGTTCGCTATTGACCGCGATCCCAGCTGA
- a CDS encoding aspartate aminotransferase family protein yields MTAPSNATVRQLDRQYVFHSWSAQGGLNPLVIAGGEGCRLWDYDGKTYLDFSSQLVNTNIGAQHPKVVAAIKAQADQLTTIAPATANLARGEAAKRIVSLAPENFSKVFFTNAGADANENAIRMARLFTGKDKILSSYRSYHGNTGSAIGATGDWRRLPNEYFRGHIHFFTPYLYRSEFHATTEEEECQAALHHLRRTIECEGPGTIAAILLETIPGTAGILMPPPGYLAGVSALAREFGILLIMDEVMAGFGRTGRWFTFEHYGITPDLITFAKGVNSGYVPAGGVIISDPIAHFFDDRLFPGGLTYSGHPLAMAAIVATLDAMAEEGIVDNAAQVGDAVLAPGLRELAEKYDIVGETRGKGVFHALELVIDPVAKTPMPADKMAQLKADLYARGMLGFLAENRVHVVPPCVVTADEARQGLAMIDDALAALSATLG; encoded by the coding sequence ATGACCGCACCATCAAACGCCACGGTCCGTCAGCTCGACAGACAGTATGTTTTTCACTCCTGGTCGGCGCAGGGCGGCTTAAATCCGCTGGTCATTGCGGGCGGCGAGGGCTGCCGTCTGTGGGACTACGACGGGAAGACCTATCTCGATTTCAGCAGTCAGCTGGTGAATACCAATATCGGCGCTCAGCACCCGAAGGTCGTGGCCGCGATCAAGGCGCAGGCGGATCAGCTGACGACGATTGCGCCCGCCACGGCGAATCTGGCGCGTGGCGAAGCGGCGAAGCGCATTGTGTCGCTGGCGCCGGAGAACTTCAGCAAGGTGTTCTTCACCAACGCGGGTGCCGACGCCAACGAGAACGCCATCCGCATGGCGCGTCTGTTCACAGGAAAGGACAAGATCCTTTCCAGCTACCGCTCCTATCACGGCAACACCGGCAGCGCGATTGGCGCCACCGGCGACTGGCGTCGGTTGCCGAACGAATATTTCCGCGGCCATATCCACTTTTTCACGCCATACCTGTACCGCAGTGAGTTTCACGCCACCACCGAGGAAGAGGAGTGCCAGGCGGCGCTGCATCATCTGCGTCGGACTATCGAGTGCGAAGGCCCCGGCACCATCGCCGCTATTTTGCTGGAAACCATTCCCGGCACGGCAGGGATTTTGATGCCGCCGCCGGGCTATCTGGCGGGCGTGTCCGCGCTGGCGCGGGAATTCGGCATCCTGCTGATTATGGACGAGGTCATGGCCGGGTTCGGACGTACCGGCCGCTGGTTTACCTTCGAACACTACGGCATCACGCCGGATTTGATCACCTTCGCCAAGGGCGTGAACTCCGGCTATGTGCCCGCGGGCGGGGTCATTATTTCCGATCCGATCGCTCACTTCTTCGATGACAGGCTGTTCCCCGGCGGGCTGACCTACTCCGGGCATCCGCTGGCGATGGCGGCGATTGTCGCGACGTTAGACGCGATGGCGGAAGAGGGGATTGTCGATAACGCCGCGCAGGTGGGCGACGCCGTTCTGGCTCCGGGACTGCGTGAGTTGGCGGAAAAATACGACATCGTCGGCGAAACGCGCGGGAAAGGGGTGTTCCACGCGCTGGAATTGGTGATCGACCCGGTTGCCAAAACGCCGATGCCCGCGGACAAAATGGCCCAGCTCAAGGCTGACCTGTACGCGCGCGGTATGCTCGGTTTTCTGGCTGAAAACCGAGTACACGTTGTGCCGCCGTGCGTGGTGACGGCCGACGAGGCACGGCAGGGGCTGGCGATGATTGACGACGCGCTCGCTGCGCTTAGCGCAACGCTCGGCTGA
- a CDS encoding NAD(P)-dependent oxidoreductase yields the protein MKNQTPVGVNTPGIRAERLRQEEYARQFSDSAPPLTGTQAVIEADRCYYCFDAPCTRSCPADIDVPSFIHRIAQNNVRGAAEAILQENVLGGMCARVCPTETLCEQACVRNDQDGKPVKIGLLQRFATDAYFANPGRPLFMRAAATGKNVAVVGAGPAGLTVAHRLAVSGHNVVIFDARPKPGGLNEYGLAAYKTTDDFAQKEIAWLLSVGGIELRLGQRLGRDVTLEQLRAGFDAVFLGMGLAGVNALGIHETPLTGVREAVDFIAALRQAADLSRVPVGRKVVVIGGGMTAVDAAVQAKKLGAREVTLVYRRSEAEMKASPHEQAWAKQCGVTLRFWSAPQAIHGENGAVTGVSFAVMQSEDGKLAASGETYTLPADMVLKAIGQTYDPAPVGDAIRLIDRRIATDEAGRTSVPGVWAGGDCCAGGLDLTVDAVRQGKIAARAIDLALTVSGRQVVNDASMSVLLDRGCAHG from the coding sequence ATGAAAAACCAGACCCCTGTGGGGGTAAACACCCCCGGTATCCGGGCTGAGCGGCTGAGGCAGGAGGAGTACGCCCGTCAGTTCAGCGACAGCGCGCCGCCGCTGACCGGCACTCAGGCCGTGATTGAGGCGGATCGCTGTTACTACTGTTTCGACGCGCCCTGTACGCGGTCGTGCCCGGCGGATATCGACGTGCCAAGCTTTATTCACCGCATTGCGCAGAACAACGTGCGCGGGGCCGCCGAGGCCATTTTGCAGGAGAACGTGCTGGGCGGCATGTGCGCCCGGGTCTGTCCGACGGAAACGCTGTGCGAGCAGGCGTGCGTGCGCAACGATCAGGACGGCAAACCGGTGAAAATCGGCCTGCTGCAACGCTTTGCGACCGACGCCTACTTCGCTAATCCGGGACGGCCGCTGTTTATGCGTGCCGCCGCCACCGGCAAAAACGTCGCGGTGGTGGGGGCGGGACCGGCGGGATTGACCGTCGCGCACCGGCTGGCGGTGAGCGGTCATAACGTGGTGATCTTCGACGCCCGCCCCAAGCCCGGCGGCCTGAACGAATACGGGCTGGCGGCGTACAAGACGACCGACGACTTCGCCCAGAAGGAGATAGCCTGGCTGCTGTCCGTCGGCGGTATTGAGCTGCGTCTCGGCCAGCGGCTGGGGCGCGACGTGACGCTGGAGCAGCTGCGGGCCGGGTTCGACGCCGTGTTCCTTGGCATGGGGCTTGCAGGCGTCAATGCGCTGGGCATTCATGAAACGCCGCTGACCGGCGTGCGGGAAGCGGTCGACTTTATCGCGGCGCTGCGTCAGGCCGCGGATCTCAGCCGGGTGCCCGTCGGCCGTAAGGTGGTGGTGATCGGCGGCGGGATGACCGCCGTCGATGCGGCGGTGCAGGCCAAAAAGCTGGGCGCGCGCGAGGTCACGCTGGTCTACCGCCGCAGCGAGGCGGAAATGAAGGCGTCGCCCCATGAACAGGCGTGGGCCAAACAGTGCGGCGTCACCCTGCGTTTCTGGTCTGCGCCCCAGGCCATTCACGGCGAAAACGGCGCGGTGACGGGTGTGTCGTTCGCCGTGATGCAGAGCGAAGACGGCAAGCTGGCCGCCAGTGGAGAAACCTACACGCTGCCCGCAGACATGGTGCTGAAAGCGATCGGTCAGACCTACGACCCGGCGCCTGTCGGTGACGCTATCCGGCTCATAGATCGGCGCATCGCGACGGACGAGGCGGGACGCACCTCCGTGCCGGGCGTCTGGGCGGGCGGTGACTGCTGCGCCGGCGGATTGGATCTGACGGTGGACGCGGTGCGGCAGGGCAAAATCGCCGCCCGCGCCATCGATTTGGCCTTAACCGTGTCGGGACGCCAGGTCGTCAACGACGCATCGATGTCTGTATTGCTGGACCGGGGGTGTGCTCATGGCTGA
- a CDS encoding ABC transporter substrate-binding protein, giving the protein MIKRSAIRRGLWLTALSLCGCMSAYAAEKVTLQLKWVPQAQFAGYYVAQEKGYYQEEGLDVVIKPGGTDISPVQVIAGKSADVIVNWMPDALAAREAGVPLVNIAQIFDRSGMMLTCKKSSGVSTPADLKGKTLGVWFGGNEYPFFNWMNKLGYKPDVDIKVLKQGFNVDPLLQNQAACISAMNYNEYGQLIDAGMKPDDLITFPYEDQGVSTLEDGLYVLGPSLGDPAFVNKMAKFLKASYRGWNYAVSHPQEAAEIIVEQDASGAATVEVQQRQMENVAKLITHANTPQIGYLDPAAYRRTVDVLLNSGGTPVIKKDPGDAAMSHVVWDAAAK; this is encoded by the coding sequence ATGATCAAACGTTCTGCTATTCGTCGTGGACTGTGGTTGACCGCCTTGTCGTTGTGCGGCTGTATGTCGGCGTATGCCGCCGAGAAAGTCACTCTGCAGCTGAAGTGGGTGCCGCAGGCGCAGTTCGCGGGCTATTACGTCGCGCAGGAGAAAGGCTACTACCAGGAGGAAGGGCTGGACGTGGTCATCAAACCCGGCGGCACGGATATCTCGCCGGTGCAGGTGATCGCCGGCAAGTCGGCGGACGTGATCGTCAACTGGATGCCGGATGCGCTGGCGGCGCGTGAAGCGGGTGTGCCGCTGGTCAACATCGCGCAGATTTTCGACCGCTCCGGCATGATGCTGACCTGCAAAAAATCGAGCGGCGTGAGTACGCCGGCCGACCTGAAGGGGAAAACGCTGGGCGTCTGGTTCGGCGGCAACGAGTACCCGTTCTTTAACTGGATGAACAAGCTGGGCTACAAGCCCGATGTGGATATCAAAGTGTTGAAGCAAGGGTTTAACGTCGATCCGCTGTTGCAAAATCAGGCGGCCTGCATTTCCGCCATGAACTATAACGAGTACGGGCAGCTGATCGACGCGGGCATGAAACCGGACGATCTGATCACGTTCCCGTATGAGGATCAGGGCGTCTCCACGCTGGAAGACGGCCTGTACGTGCTGGGACCGAGCCTCGGCGATCCGGCGTTCGTCAACAAAATGGCTAAATTCCTGAAAGCGTCGTACCGGGGCTGGAACTACGCGGTATCGCATCCGCAGGAAGCGGCGGAGATTATCGTTGAGCAGGATGCGTCGGGCGCGGCCACGGTTGAGGTGCAGCAGCGTCAGATGGAAAACGTCGCCAAGCTGATCACACATGCCAACACGCCGCAAATCGGCTACCTCGACCCGGCGGCTTATCGCCGCACGGTGGACGTGCTGCTGAACAGCGGCGGAACGCCGGTCATCAAAAAAGATCCGGGCGATGCCGCCATGAGCCACGTCGTGTGGGACGCCGCGGCGAAATAG
- a CDS encoding carbonic anhydrase has translation MKYIPLFTASLFLACSSPVFSAEHAQWSYEGEHDPAHWGADFHVCGDGMYQSPINITAVQHTHQKPLQLRFSQEDSLRVINNGHTIEVEDKKGDTLTVDGEAFTLQQFHFHSPSENQIEGKAFPFEAHFVHQNARGETAVVAVMYRLGAPNAELDKIWQQMPTEVAHENALTTHIQLRKLLPQNLSYYRYSGSLTTPPCTEGVRWIVLKHPQTVSEQQIQRFSAVMHHYNNRPPQPLHGRVVIG, from the coding sequence ATGAAATATATCCCGTTATTTACAGCCAGCTTATTTCTGGCCTGTTCATCACCGGTATTCAGCGCTGAACACGCCCAATGGTCTTATGAAGGGGAGCACGACCCCGCGCATTGGGGTGCTGATTTCCATGTCTGCGGCGACGGTATGTATCAATCGCCCATCAATATCACCGCCGTTCAGCATACGCATCAAAAGCCGTTGCAGCTGCGTTTCAGTCAAGAAGACAGCCTGCGCGTGATTAACAACGGCCATACGATTGAAGTCGAAGATAAGAAAGGCGATACCTTAACGGTCGATGGCGAAGCGTTCACCCTGCAACAATTTCATTTTCACTCACCAAGTGAAAATCAAATTGAGGGGAAAGCCTTTCCGTTCGAAGCGCACTTCGTGCACCAAAACGCCCGAGGCGAAACGGCCGTGGTCGCCGTCATGTACCGCCTGGGCGCGCCGAACGCGGAACTGGACAAAATCTGGCAGCAGATGCCGACCGAGGTTGCTCACGAGAACGCACTGACCACCCATATTCAGCTGCGTAAGCTGCTTCCGCAGAATTTGAGCTATTACCGCTACAGCGGCTCGCTGACCACCCCGCCCTGCACCGAAGGCGTGCGCTGGATAGTGCTGAAACATCCGCAAACCGTCTCCGAACAGCAGATCCAACGCTTTAGCGCCGTCATGCATCATTACAACAATCGTCCGCCTCAGCCGCTGCACGGCCGTGTCGTAATCGGTTAA
- a CDS encoding ABC transporter permease yields MNTNALRHHALPIAVVLVAAVASWYLLAIVLNAPGAIERTLAPKGAWSWRDLVGVTLSMPRPVLPAPDQIITDIWTSLTRWPVTSPRNLLLHTWVTASAALTGFALGIVLGMLLAVCIVHSRTLDKALLPWIVASQTVPVLAIAPIVLIILGSMGITGLLPKATIAMYLCFFPVTIAAVQGLRSPQKMEMELVRTYAASRVDTFWMVRLPSSLPYLFPAFRVAIASGLVGTMVAELPTGAQAGLGARLLTGSYYGNTIQIWSALVMASLLGLALTALVSQIERLVMMSRKGGR; encoded by the coding sequence ATGAACACTAACGCTTTGCGCCATCACGCGCTGCCGATAGCCGTGGTGTTGGTTGCTGCCGTAGCCAGCTGGTATCTGCTCGCCATCGTCCTCAATGCGCCGGGCGCGATTGAACGCACGCTGGCGCCGAAGGGCGCCTGGAGCTGGCGCGATCTGGTCGGCGTCACGCTGTCCATGCCGCGTCCGGTGCTGCCCGCGCCGGATCAAATCATCACGGATATTTGGACCAGCCTGACGCGCTGGCCGGTCACTTCGCCACGCAACCTGCTGCTGCACACCTGGGTCACGGCCAGCGCCGCGCTGACCGGCTTCGCGCTGGGGATCGTGCTGGGCATGTTGCTTGCGGTCTGTATCGTCCACTCCCGCACGCTCGATAAAGCGCTGCTGCCTTGGATTGTGGCGTCGCAGACCGTGCCGGTGCTGGCGATAGCGCCCATCGTGCTGATTATTCTGGGCAGCATGGGGATTACGGGGCTGCTGCCGAAAGCCACCATCGCCATGTATCTGTGCTTTTTCCCGGTGACGATCGCCGCCGTTCAGGGGCTGCGATCGCCGCAAAAAATGGAGATGGAGCTGGTGCGCACCTATGCCGCCAGCCGGGTCGACACCTTTTGGATGGTACGGCTGCCGTCGTCGCTGCCATACCTGTTCCCCGCTTTCCGCGTTGCGATTGCCAGCGGGCTAGTGGGCACGATGGTCGCCGAGCTGCCGACCGGCGCGCAGGCCGGACTGGGCGCGCGTTTGCTGACCGGTTCTTACTACGGCAACACCATCCAGATCTGGTCGGCGCTGGTCATGGCGTCTTTGCTGGGATTGGCGCTGACGGCGTTGGTCAGCCAGATAGAGCGTCTGGTGATGATGTCGCGCAAGGGGGGACGATGA
- a CDS encoding ABC transporter ATP-binding protein produces MSQFMSAEEPSVLTLKTATARPAVVVRDANIIYPSADQSVHALKDINLTIRQGEFVSFIGPSGCGKTTLLRAIADLEPLTSGEVKVNDMTPSEARQAGAYGYVFQSPVLLPWRTVLANVMLPLQIQGRPPVQSEAIAREQLARVGLAGFEKTFPWQLSGGMQQRVSIARALGFSPQILMMDEPFGALDELTRDNLNQQLQQLWYAEQRTMVFVTHSIAEAVYLSTRIVIMSPRPGRIVDVLTSPLPPERDLSLRDTPEFIRLAQEVREALVEGHHEH; encoded by the coding sequence ATGAGCCAATTTATGTCCGCTGAGGAACCCTCCGTCTTGACGCTGAAAACCGCGACGGCCAGACCCGCCGTGGTGGTGCGCGACGCCAATATCATTTATCCATCGGCCGACCAGTCGGTGCATGCGCTGAAAGACATCAATCTGACCATCCGACAAGGCGAGTTCGTGTCGTTTATCGGGCCGTCCGGCTGCGGGAAAACCACGCTATTGCGTGCCATAGCCGATCTAGAGCCGCTGACCTCCGGCGAGGTGAAAGTCAACGACATGACGCCGTCCGAGGCGCGGCAGGCGGGCGCCTACGGCTACGTGTTCCAGTCGCCGGTGCTGCTGCCGTGGCGCACGGTGCTGGCGAACGTGATGCTGCCGCTGCAAATTCAGGGACGTCCGCCCGTCCAGAGCGAGGCCATCGCGCGCGAACAGCTGGCGCGGGTCGGGCTGGCGGGCTTCGAGAAGACATTTCCGTGGCAGCTGTCCGGAGGCATGCAGCAGCGCGTCTCCATCGCCCGCGCGTTGGGGTTCTCTCCGCAGATCCTGATGATGGATGAGCCGTTCGGCGCGCTGGACGAACTGACGCGCGACAACCTCAACCAGCAGCTACAGCAGCTGTGGTACGCCGAACAGCGCACGATGGTGTTCGTCACCCACTCGATCGCGGAAGCGGTCTATCTCTCTACCCGCATCGTCATCATGTCGCCGCGCCCCGGCCGTATCGTCGATGTGCTGACGTCGCCGCTGCCGCCCGAGCGAGATCTGTCGCTGCGCGACACGCCTGAATTTATTCGTCTGGCGCAAGAGGTGAGGGAAGCGTTGGTGGAGGGGCACCATGAACACTAA
- a CDS encoding ABC transporter permease yields MKAKAISGVVMLVAALTMVLLAFSQWLMTGDVADRYLMLGVILFALVAVLLGFSPLSSLCRWLLLTVPVVGAAGWLIVLDGGGAAYWLSLTAVALLACLSVQRLAGVSDVALPPSLVATLFGLWVLYFWQLLVTVFAVPQVLLPTPLNIARALYEGAELLAGDVMQTVVKSVLIGYALGCGLGVLVALLIDRLPFLQRGLLPLANLTSTIPLVGVAPIAVMWFGFDWPSKAAVIVLVTFFPALVSTLAGLQASGKMERELMYCYAASPRQTLFSLRLPAALPFIFGALKVNATLALISAIVAEFFGSPTAGLGFRISTEAARMHMATVWAAIVVASVVGSLAYALLVRLEKQINFWHPAVRGMS; encoded by the coding sequence ATGAAAGCAAAAGCGATATCAGGCGTGGTGATGCTGGTTGCCGCGCTGACGATGGTGCTGTTGGCGTTCAGTCAATGGCTGATGACCGGCGATGTCGCCGACCGCTACCTCATGCTCGGCGTGATCTTGTTCGCACTGGTTGCCGTGCTGCTGGGTTTTTCTCCTTTATCGTCGCTATGCCGTTGGCTGTTGTTGACGGTGCCCGTCGTGGGCGCGGCGGGTTGGCTGATCGTCCTCGACGGCGGCGGGGCCGCCTACTGGCTTTCGTTGACGGCGGTGGCGCTGCTGGCCTGCCTAAGTGTTCAGCGGCTGGCGGGCGTCAGCGACGTTGCCTTGCCGCCGAGTCTGGTGGCGACGCTGTTTGGCCTGTGGGTGCTCTACTTCTGGCAGCTGCTGGTGACCGTATTTGCGGTGCCGCAGGTGCTGCTGCCCACGCCGCTGAATATTGCGCGCGCGCTGTATGAGGGCGCGGAGCTGCTGGCGGGTGACGTGATGCAGACGGTGGTGAAATCGGTGCTGATTGGCTACGCGCTGGGCTGCGGACTGGGCGTCCTCGTCGCTTTGTTGATCGACCGGCTGCCGTTTTTGCAGCGCGGGCTGCTGCCGCTGGCCAATCTGACCAGCACCATCCCGCTGGTGGGCGTCGCGCCTATCGCCGTGATGTGGTTTGGATTCGACTGGCCTTCTAAGGCGGCGGTGATCGTGCTGGTCACGTTCTTCCCGGCGCTGGTCAGCACGCTGGCGGGGTTGCAGGCCAGCGGGAAAATGGAACGCGAGCTGATGTACTGCTACGCCGCCAGCCCGCGCCAGACGCTGTTCTCATTACGTTTGCCCGCCGCGCTGCCGTTCATTTTCGGCGCGCTGAAGGTGAATGCCACGCTGGCGCTGATCAGTGCGATTGTGGCGGAATTTTTCGGCTCGCCGACGGCCGGACTGGGGTTCCGCATCTCGACGGAGGCGGCGCGCATGCATATGGCGACCGTCTGGGCGGCGATTGTGGTGGCGTCGGTCGTCGGGTCGCTGGCGTATGCCCTGCTGGTCAGACTGGAGAAGCAAATTAACTTCTGGCATCCCGCTGTGCGCGGTATGTCGTAA
- the pdxR gene encoding MocR-like pyridoxine biosynthesis transcription factor PdxR: MIDRCLHIDFVASRSLQEQLREKLIDAILTGVFPAEEALPSCRKLSNQLAISRNTVALVYESLLNDGYLVSRPRSGYFLHPDYHQPETLAEIRLQQTPPDEAQPSPDWSKRLNVSPSGFFAIMKPARWMDYPFPFIYGQPNTQLFPLEQWRETTRRITGLHRDHRWLYDHIDQDVPLLIEQVRQRILPKRGIIAQADEILITLGSQNALSLLSQLLFNHRTRVAVENPIFREAVNTFALQGAQIVPHSLDHEGLRLNAASTDCDYFYVTPSHQAPTGIRMSNARRAALLEHARLHDRIIIEDDYDSETNLDPQPRAALKASDTHNRVIYVSSLSKSLSPGLRLGYLVAPAELIDELRALRRLSYRHPPTTIQHQMAHFLAQGYYEAYLHRYREDSARRWHRLNEALGHCLPACRRMAGSEHANAFWLQAPEGVDTHQLAWRAAHRGVLIEPGQAHFLGSNAPDNFFRLGFHAIDEVQIAPGIARLAEAFRTLGDPDIAASELQSV; the protein is encoded by the coding sequence ATGATCGATCGCTGTCTGCACATCGATTTTGTCGCCAGCCGGAGCCTGCAAGAGCAGCTGCGCGAAAAGCTAATAGACGCCATTCTGACGGGCGTATTCCCAGCGGAAGAGGCGTTGCCGTCTTGTCGGAAGCTATCGAACCAGCTCGCCATTTCGCGCAACACCGTGGCGCTGGTGTATGAAAGCCTGCTGAACGACGGCTATCTGGTCAGCCGTCCCCGTAGCGGCTATTTTCTGCATCCGGACTATCACCAGCCCGAGACGCTCGCCGAGATCCGCCTCCAACAGACGCCCCCTGACGAAGCGCAGCCCTCGCCTGACTGGAGCAAACGGCTCAACGTCAGCCCAAGCGGTTTTTTCGCCATCATGAAACCGGCGCGCTGGATGGACTACCCCTTCCCGTTTATTTACGGCCAGCCGAATACTCAGCTGTTTCCGCTCGAACAGTGGCGTGAAACCACCCGTCGCATCACCGGCCTGCATCGCGATCATCGTTGGCTGTACGACCATATCGATCAGGACGTGCCGCTGCTGATTGAGCAGGTACGACAGCGGATTTTGCCCAAGCGCGGCATTATCGCCCAAGCCGATGAAATTCTGATCACGCTCGGTTCGCAAAACGCGCTCTCGCTGCTGTCGCAGCTGCTGTTTAATCACCGCACGCGTGTGGCGGTGGAAAATCCCATCTTCCGCGAAGCGGTGAACACCTTTGCGCTTCAGGGCGCGCAGATCGTGCCGCATAGCCTTGACCACGAAGGCCTGCGGTTAAATGCCGCCTCCACCGACTGCGACTACTTTTACGTCACGCCCAGCCATCAGGCGCCCACCGGCATTCGCATGAGCAACGCGCGCCGTGCCGCATTGCTGGAGCACGCGCGCCTGCACGATCGGATCATTATCGAAGATGATTACGACTCGGAAACCAACCTCGACCCGCAGCCGCGCGCCGCGCTGAAGGCCAGCGACACGCACAACCGGGTGATTTACGTCAGCAGTCTCTCCAAGTCGCTGTCGCCCGGTTTACGGCTGGGTTATCTGGTGGCCCCCGCGGAGCTGATTGACGAACTGCGGGCGCTGCGTCGCCTGTCCTATCGCCATCCGCCGACCACTATTCAACATCAAATGGCCCATTTTCTGGCGCAGGGCTATTACGAGGCCTATCTTCACCGCTATCGCGAAGACTCCGCGCGCCGCTGGCACAGGTTGAATGAAGCGTTGGGGCATTGCCTGCCCGCCTGTCGCCGTATGGCGGGGAGCGAACATGCCAACGCGTTCTGGCTACAGGCGCCGGAGGGCGTCGATACGCATCAGCTGGCGTGGCGGGCCGCGCATAGGGGGGTATTGATAGAACCGGGACAGGCGCATTTTTTGGGTTCCAATGCGCCAGACAACTTTTTCCGGTTAGGCTTTCACGCTATCGATGAGGTGCAGATCGCGCCGGGCATCGCCCGTTTGGCGGAGGCTTTCCGCACGTTGGGCGACCCCGATATCGCCGCCAGCGAGCTTCAGAGCGTATAG
- a CDS encoding TetR family transcriptional regulator C-terminal domain-containing protein — MMWNSKVSDAQASPLLNGSRTAERGEGTEKGRIRQDNEAIILQAAEQIFARYGFKGATMALIAEAAGLPKANLHYYFGNKETLYYTVLDDILHDWLAPLDDFQPQADPKTAIERYVIHKMYFSFEHPEASQLFANEILQGAPRVHARLQTELRQLVDEKSAVLEGWIAAGRMKPLDTRHFFFSVWSMTQTYADFSVQIAAVMGDDAGSVAAQRRATDHVLSCVFRICGLEA; from the coding sequence ATGATGTGGAATAGCAAAGTGTCAGACGCACAGGCCTCCCCGCTCCTGAATGGCTCGCGAACCGCTGAACGCGGCGAGGGCACGGAGAAAGGGCGTATCCGGCAGGATAATGAGGCCATCATTTTGCAGGCGGCGGAGCAGATCTTCGCGCGTTACGGCTTCAAAGGGGCCACGATGGCGCTGATTGCCGAGGCGGCCGGTTTGCCCAAGGCCAACCTGCATTACTACTTCGGCAACAAAGAAACGCTGTATTACACGGTACTGGATGACATCCTGCACGACTGGCTGGCACCGTTGGATGATTTTCAACCGCAGGCCGACCCGAAAACGGCGATTGAGCGCTACGTGATTCATAAGATGTACTTCAGTTTTGAACATCCAGAGGCGTCGCAGCTGTTCGCCAATGAAATCTTGCAGGGCGCCCCGAGGGTGCACGCGCGTTTGCAGACGGAACTGCGCCAGCTGGTGGACGAAAAATCGGCGGTGCTGGAAGGTTGGATTGCCGCAGGGCGCATGAAGCCGCTGGATACCCGGCACTTCTTTTTCTCTGTCTGGTCGATGACGCAGACCTACGCGGATTTCTCGGTGCAGATCGCCGCCGTGATGGGCGACGATGCGGGTTCTGTCGCGGCACAGCGGCGCGCCACCGATCATGTGCTGAGCTGCGTATTTCGCATTTGCGGGCTGGAGGCGTAG